In a single window of the Raphanus sativus cultivar WK10039 chromosome 9, ASM80110v3, whole genome shotgun sequence genome:
- the LOC108825240 gene encoding uncharacterized protein LOC108825240 yields MLRARAFRQTNGKIVKIQVHPTHPWLVTADDSDHVSVWNWEHRQVIYELKAGGVDERRLVGAKLEKLAEGDSDYKGKPTEAIRGGSVKQVKFYDDDVRYWQLWRNRSAAAESPSAVDHLTSGFTSPAPSTKGRHFLVICCENKAIFLDLVTMRGRDVPKTELDNRSLVCMEFLTRSSGGDGPLVAFGSTDGVIRVLSMITWKLARRYTAGHKGSIYCLMNFMASSGEAFLVSGGSDGLLILWNADHGTDSRDLVPKLSLKAHDGGVVAVELTRVSGSAPQLITIGADKTLAIWDTMTFKELRRIKPVPKLACHSVASWCHPRAPNLDILTCVKDSHIWSIEHPTYSALTRPLCELSSLVPPQVLATHKKLRVFCMVAHPLQPHLVATGTNVGIIVSEFDPRAIPSAAFLPALPGSRENSAVYILGRELKLLNFQISNSANPSLGNNALSESGMSKLDAGEQMTVKQTKKQSVASVPHDSYSVLSVSSSGKYVAVVWPDILYFSIYKVSDWSVVDSGSARILAWDTCRDRFAILESVLPQRMPMIPKGGSSRKAKEAAAAAAQAAAAAHASSSASVQVRILLDDGTSNILMRSVGGRSEPVIGLHGGALLGIGYRTSRRISPVAATAISTIQSMPLSGFGNSNVSSFSSYDDGSSQRSTESAPLNYQLYSWENFEPVGGMLPQPEWTAWDKTVEYCAFAYQQYMVISSLRPQYRYLGNVAISHATGAVWHRRQLFVATQTTIECVFVDAGVSEIDIETRKMKEEMKLKEAQARAVAEHGELALITVEGAQSAKQENISLRAPLLQVVRLASFQNAPSVPPFLSLPRQSRGDGDDMDERRASEVAVGGGGVSVAVTRFPVEQKRPVGPLVVAGVRDGVLWLIDRYMCAHAISLNHPGIRCRCLAAYGDAISAVKWASRLGREHHDDLAQFMLGMGYATEALHLPGISKRLEFDLAMQSNDLKRALHCLLTMSNSRDIGQDGLGLDLSDILSLTAEKKEDVVEAVEGIVKFAKEFLDLIDAADATGHADIAREALKRLATAGSVKGALQGHELRGLSLRLANHGELTRLSGLVNNLISIGLGRESAFSSAVLGDNALMEKAWQDTGMLAEAVLHAHAHGRPSLKNLVQAWNKTLQKEVEQISTTKTDAASAFLASLEDPKLTSLSDASKKPPIEILPPGMSSIFASISAPKNPLPTFKTPQQEPTKPLAIEEPAKPLAIEAPPPTSEETPQTESAPETAAADESAAQETAAVAESAAQETAAAAESATPETAAAAESAAPEAAAVVESAAPETAAVAESAAPETAVAESAASETAVVGESAAPETEAVAESTAHLDGPVTETVSEPPVEDKSNLSATPKTETAVAPEDNSQTVSPPPPPEISTTTTVKPTENAGTQKPQSTQKPQSTYPPIRSQPIDFDFLND; encoded by the exons ATGCTGCGCGCGAGAGCGTTTCGGCAGACGAACGGGAAGATAGTGAAGATACAGGTACATCCCACGCATCCATGGCTCGTTACGGCTGATGATTCCGATCACGTCTCCGTATGGAACTGGGAGCACCGTCAG GTAATTTATGAGCTGAAAGCCGGTGGAGTCGACGAGCGACGTTTGGTTGGTGCCAAGTTAGAGAAGCTCGCCGAGGGAGACTCCG acTATAAAGGCAAGCCTACTGAAGCCATTAGAGGAGGAAG TGTAAAGCAGGTGAAGTTTTATGACGATGATGTGCGTTACTGGCAACTGTGGAGGAACCGCTCTGCAGCCGCTGAATCTCCGTCAGCTGTTGATCATCTCACATCCGGTTTCACTTCTCCTGCTCCATCGACTAAAGGCCGGCACTTTTTGGTCATCTGTTGCGAGAATAAAGCCATTTTCTTGGACTTGGTGACAATGCGTGGCCGAGATGTGCCTAAGACGGAGCTTGACAACAGGTCTCTTGTCTG CATGGAGTTTCTTACCAGATCATCGGGTGGTGATGGCCCTTTAGTTGCTTTTGGTTCAACTGATGGTGTCATTAGAGTTTTGTCAATGATAACATGGAAG CTTGCACGTAGGTATACAGCTGGCCATAAAGGATCAATTTATTGCTTGATGAATTTCATGGCATCATCTGGCGAG GCATTCCTTGTTTCAGGTGGCAGTGATGGTTTACTTATACTGTGGAATGCCGATCATGGCACTGATTCTAGAGACCTTGTACCCAAGCTTAGCTTAAAG GCACATGATGGCGGGGTGGTGGCTGTTGAGCTGACACGGGTAAGTGGCAGTGCTCCACAACTGATTACAATTGGTGCAGACAAGACATTGGCGATATGGGACACAATGACATTTAAG GAGCTGCGGAGAATTAAACCTGTCCCGAAGCTAGCTTGCCACAGTGTTGCATCTTGGTGTCATCCTCGAGCACCAAACCTTGATATTTTGACTTGCGTTAAAGATTCACACATATG GTCTATTGAGCATCCAACTTATTCGGCCCTGACAAGGCCATTATGTGAACTTTCTTCCTTGGTTCCGCCTCAAGTACTTGCAACCCACAAAAAACTTAGG GTCTTTTGTATGGTTGCACATCCTCTACAGCCACATCTCGTCGCAACTGGTACCAATGTTGGTATTATAGTTAGTGAATTTGATCCTCGTGCCATTCCGTCTGCAGCTTTTCTACCAGCACTGCCTGGAAGTCGGGAGAATTCAGCTGTATATATCCTTGGAAGAGAACTAAAGCTCTTAAACTTTCAAATATCCAACTCAGCCAACCCATCCCTTGGAAATAATGCCTTGTCCGAATCAGGAATGTCTAAGCTAGATGCAGGCGAACAGATGACTGTAAAGCAGACCAAAAAGCAGAGTGTGGCATCAGTTCCCCATGACTCATACTCAGTTCTTTCTGTAAGCAGTTCAGGAAA GTATGTGGCAGTTGTATGGCCTGATATCCTGTACTTCTCTATCTACAAAGTTAGTGACTGGTCCGTTGTTGATTCTGGAAGTGCAAGAATTTTGGCATGGGATACATGTCGAGATAGATTTGCAATACTAGAATCTGTATTACCTCAAAGAATGCCTATGATCCCAAAGGGTGGTTCATCAAGAAAGGCGAAAGAAGCAGCTGCAGCCGCAGCACAAGCCGCTGCTGCTGCTCATGCATCTTCATCAGCTAGTGTCCAAGTTCGTATTCTCTTAGATGATGGAACCTCAAACATCCTCATGAGATCTGTAGGAGGTCGCTCTGAACCG GTCATTGGTCTGCATGGCGGTGCTCTACTTGGAATAGGCTATCGCACATCCCGAAGGATTAGTCCTGTTGCCGCAACAGCTATTTCGACCATTCAGTCGATGCCACTCTCAGGATTTGGAAACAGTAATGTTTCTTCGTTTTCTAGCTATGACGATGGTTCTTCGCAGAGATCTACCGAGTCAGCACCCCTAAACTACCAGCTCTACAG TTGGGAAAATTTTGAGCCAGTAGGTGGTATGCTACCTCAGCCAGAGTGGACGGCATGGGACAAAACAGTTGAGTATTGTGCTTTTGCGTATCAACAATACATGGTCATATCGTCCTTGCGCCCTCAGTATAGATATCTTGGTAATGTTGCCATCTCACATGCTACTGGGGCTGTTTGGCACCGCAGGCAGCTGTTTGTGGCTACACAAACCACGATTGA ATGTGTTTTTGTGGATGCGGGAGTTTCTGAAATTGATATAGAGACTAGGAAGATGAAGGAGGAAATGAAACTTAAGGAGGCACAGGCCAGAGCAGTTGCAGAGCATGGAGAGTTAGCCTTAATCACAGTAGAAGGTGCCCAGAGTGCCAAgcaagaaaatatatctttgagGGCCCCCTTGCTACAG GTGGTGCGTCTAGCTTCTTTCCAAAATGCTCCATCTGTTCCACCATTTTTATCACTGCCGAGACAATCTAGAGGTGATGGCGATGACATGGATGAAAGAAGGGCCAGTGAGGTAGCTGTAGGTGGTGGGGGAGTCTCAGTTGCTGTTACTCGTTTCCCAGTGGAGCAAAAGCGACCAGTAGGGCCTCTTGTTGTTGCTGGTGTACGTGATGGAGTTCTTTGGCTCATTGACAG GTACATGTGTGCCCATGCCATATCACTGAACCATCCTGGTATCCGCTGTCGCTGTCTTGCTGCGTATGGGGATGCTATTAGTGCAGTTAAATG GGCAAGTAGGCTTGGGAGAGAACATCATGACGATCTTGCACAGTTTATGCTAGGGATGGGGTATGCAACAGAAGCTCTTCATTTACCTGGAATATCAAAGAg GCTGGAGTTTGATCTAGCAATGCAGAGCAATGATCTGAAGAGAGCTCTTCATTGTCTTCTCACAATGAGTAATAGCAGGGACATTGGACAGGACGGTCTAGGCCTTGACTTGAGTGACATTCTCTCTTTGACAGctgagaagaaagaagacgTTGTTGAAGCGGTGGAAGGAATAGTGAAGTTCGCAAAGGAGTTCCTCGACCTTATAGATGCTGCAGACGCCACTGGGCACGCCGACATTGCTCGTGAAGCTCTCAAAAGACTGGCGACTGCAGGTTCGGTCAAAGGCGCTTTACAGGGTCATGAGTTGCGAGGCCTTTCGTTACGCCTAGCTAACCATGGCGAATTGACACGCTTAAGT GGTCTGGTAAACAATCTGATCTCAATAGGCCTAGGGAGAGAATCAGCATTTTCTTCTGCAGTTCTGGGAGACAATGCGCTCATGGAGAAGGCATGGCAAGACACAGGAATGCTCGCAGAAGCTGTTCTTCATGCTCAT GCACATGGCCGTCCAAGTCTAAAGAACTTGGTCCAGGCTTGGAATAAAACGCTGCAGAAGGAAGTTGAGCAAATTTCAACTACTAAAACCGATGCTGCGAGTGCGTTTTTGGCTTCTCTCGAGGATCCAAAGCTCACGAGTTTGTCTGATGCATCCAAAAAGCCTCCGATTGAGATTCTACCTCCCGGAATGTCTTCGATCTTTGCTTCCATCTCTGCTCCCAAGAATCCTCTTCCCACATTCAAGACTCCACAGCAAGAACCAACTAAGCCATTGGCTATAGAAGAACCAGCTAAACCGTTGGCTATTGAAGCTCCTCCTCCAACTTCTGAGGAGACACCACAGACCGAGTCAGCTCCTGAAACTGCAGCAGCTGATGAGTCAGCAGCTCAAGAAACTGCTGCTGTTGCTGAGTCAGCAGCACAGGAAACCGCAGCAGCTGCTGAGTCAGCTACACCTGAAACTGCAGCAGCTGCTGAGTCAGCAGCACCAGAAGCTGCAGCTGTAGTTGAGTCAGCAGCACCTGAAACTGCAGCTGTTGCTGAGTCAGCAGCACCGGAAACTGCTGTTGCTGAGTCAGCAGCATCGGAAACTGCAGTTGTTGGGGAGTCAGCAGCACCAGAAACTGAAGCTGTTGCTGAGTCAACAGCACATTTGGACGGACCAGTGACAGAGACTGTGTCTGAGCCTCCTGTGGAAGACAAAAGCAATCTGTCTGCAACCCCAAAAACAGAAACAGCTGTTGCCCCAGAGGACAACAGCCAAACAGTATCGCCACCACCTCCGCCTGAAATTAGTACGACGACAACAGTGAAACCCACAGAGAATGCAGGAACGCAGAAGCCACAATCAACGCAGAAGCCACAATCAACCTATCCTCCAATAAGAAGCCAACCAATTGACTTCGACTTCTTGAATGACTAA